A genomic stretch from Falco naumanni isolate bFalNau1 chromosome 6, bFalNau1.pat, whole genome shotgun sequence includes:
- the HDDC2 gene encoding 5'-deoxynucleotidase HDDC2 — protein sequence MAAGASGGGLLPFLRLLGQLKRVPRTGWVYRNVAKPESVSDHMYRMAMMALVTEDKSLNKDRCIRLALVHDMAECIVGDIAPADNISKEEKHRREEAAMQQLTQLLSEDLRKEIYELWEEYENQCTAEAKFVKQLDHCEMILQAFEYEEMENTPGRLQDFYDSTAGKFVHPGILQLVSLINTERNKKIAATSHPHS from the exons ATGGCGGCgggggcgagcggcggcgggcTGCTGCCCTTCTTGCGCCTGCTGGGGCAGCTCAAG AGAGTACCACGGACAGGATGGGTGTACAGGAACGTGGCGAAGCCAGAAAGCGTATCCGATCACATGTACAGGATGGCGATGATGGCTTTGGTGACCGAAGATAAAAGCCTTAATAAGGACAG ATGTATACGATTAGCTTTGGTTCACGATATGGCTGAATGCATTGTTGGAGATATTGCTCCTGCAGATAATATATCAAAAGAGGAGAAACACAGGAGAGAAGAG gcagcTATGCAACAGCTGACCCAGCTTCTGTCAGAGGACCTCAGAAAAGAAATCTATGAACTCTGGGAA GAATATGAAAACCAGTGTACTGCAGAAGCCAAGTTTGTAAAACAGTTGGATCACTGTGAGATGATACTGCAAGCATTTGAGTATGAAGAGATGGAAAACACACCTGGCAGACTGCAGGATTTTTACGATTCAACTGCTG gaaagTTTGTTCACCCAGGAATACTCCAGCTTGTATCTCTGATTaacacagaaaggaataaaaaaatagctgCTACATCTCATCCGCATTCTTGA